caaaaccttgaCAAATGATTGGATAGAATTAAAATCAACCACTTTAGAGGCCAGCCAGAAGCTGGAGTCTCGAAACTAAACCATGTCAAACGAACCTTTGATATTGTTTCATTTCAGGCAAGTACATTAACTTATGTGCCTTAAGGCCCTGGTCTTTATGGCACTGCACTATGTAGCCCTATGCTTTATGGGCCCTgattatatttttcttctttatatatatttctttatgCCTACAACCGGCCCTGACCATACAAGTAAATTCGATTCATATTTCATAGACTACTGAAAAAGCGAAGAAAACAAAAGGCACCTCTAAATGGGATAGCTGGCGTATGTGTTTTTAGCTTTATTTTTTTAACTCATGCCTATGTAGGCATATACAGCTTTCCTTCTATACATGCAATCATGCATCACCGACTATTGCTTGTTTAGAGCAGTTGGGGTTAGTAATTAGTACCCCCTCTTCATTGCAAAGAGAAAATTTGCAGCTTCAAAAATGTCATGAGTGACTGTATTGGTAGTGTGTGATACACAATTCAATGAATTCATAACCATTTTAATCAACCATACACAATTTTCACAAAAATAGCTCTGGTGAAATGTTTTATTGGGCTGGTTTTTAAATAGTTGGGCTCTCTCGTATGGCCTACAAATTAATGCCAAGGGAAGTATAAGCGAAGGTGGGATGTTATTGTCATGTTGCGCAGGAGTACTAGAGTAGTAGGGTGCACAAAAGCCACCCCGACCGTTTGTGCTGTTGCCCTCTCGGGTGGTCCTCTGCCGAGTCAGATTCTCAGTGTATGTCTTTTCGTGGGACAAGCATTCAACTTCTAAAGAGTAAAAGGATTCGCTGAACAAGGATTCGCTGGGACAGCCATTCAACTTCTAAAAGATTCGTTTATACGAGGAGGATTTTAAAAGATGGTGAACGGAAAGATTGTTTAAGGAGAAAAATTAATATCGACTCAGCTGAGCTGAATACATTTTAAGCTTCATGCAAAATCTCGATAAAAATGATGAAAGACTCGAGTCAGACTTGTAGAGTAAACAAAACAGATGAACTATTTTTATACCCCACCGTATATATAATCCACCCAAAAAACGTCTTTTTCGTTCTGTTTTTATTACAAAGACATTTTCTGAATATCTCAACACAGGTCAACACACAACAACATTGCCCTCCTCTCTCAATTAGAGACCTTAAAAGACTGAAACCCACAGCTAAGAGAGAAGCTGGGAAGAAAGTTGCAGAGACATAGAGAAAATGGTTTAATATCTTAATATCAGTGAGTGAGTTGTCTCTGCAAAACCTCTACAGAGAAGGGTCAAAGTGGTTTTTCAAAAACCATCTTAAAACCCACACAACCAtgtcttcttcaatctcttcctaAACAATTTGGCTGTTTGATTCATTTTATTTGTCTGTTTTGTTGAATGGGTTTATCACCAGAACACTCAGCTTCAAATCTTTACTGCTGTGAAGATGTTGGAGATTTAGGGATTTGGGATAATGATACATGGATCTCTGATCTTAATCTACCATTGGATTTCAGTGAAGAAATCAATgacgatgatgatgttgaagatgataatAACAGTTTGATTGATTGGTTAATCGATTCAGAGATCCATCATATCCCTTTACCTGATTATCTTCAACGAATCCGTGACCATTCGATTGATCCCATTTCTCGTCAAAATGCTATTAACTGGATTTTAAAGGTTCCATCTTTATATGTTCATTAAATTCTTCTGAATCCTAATAATCAATAATCTAACAGTTAGTAAACACTTGTATCAGTCAATAGATTTCTATATTTATAATCAGGGTTTAACCATTTGATTCTTACAGGTACATGAACATTATCATTTTATACCAGTTACAGCATACCTTACTGTTAATTATCTGGATCGTTTTCTCTCTTCTTATCCTTTACCAGTAAgatttcatcttcgtcttcttcttctttttttttcagatTAAAATCCAACTTTCTTAATCAAGTTCTCTGATTCTTTCTTAAATTTGCAGGATGGAAATGGATGGCCATTACAGTTATTATCAGTAGCTTGTTTATCATTAGCAGCTAAAATGGAAGAACTGAAAGTGCCTCATCTAATAGATTTACAAAATTCAGAACCCAAATATGTTTTTAATTCAAGTATGATTCTAAGAATGGAACTTCTGGTAATGAGTAATCTGAAATGGCGATTGCGATCAGTCACACCATTTGattatcttgattatttcgttTCTAAACATCCTTCTAGTTTGGGTTCTCCTCGTAACGTTTTTTTCACCCGTACTTTTTCTCGTGCATCAGATCTTATTTTCGGCACGATTCGAGGTTAGTGGTAGTAAAACCCAAAAAATTTATTCACTTCATTTGCTGCGTACTTCAATGATAGTCAAAGTACATTTTCTGAATGAATGACTTGAATGTGGATTTTCCAGTGACTGATTTCTTGAGCTATTCGCCATCGATCATAGCTGCGGCTGCTGTAATTCTTGCTTCTGGTGGCGGCATTGACTTATCGGTGGCGGATGATCAGAAATCGGTGACATACTATGATAAAGTTAACAAAGTAATTCATTTCTCTGATATTTTTTCACCATTTTTTCCTTTGGATAGTATTACAATGTGGTAATTTTTTGAAGGTAAATGTGGGTGCTTGCTTACTTATGAGATTGTAAATTGTGACGCTAACTCTCGATGATGCATGAAGTGGTGAGAGGCTGTCATCAACTAATGAAGGAGTATTTGGCAGCTGACACATGTACATTAGGTGTTGTTGAGAGCGTGAGATCTGAATCAGGCCCACTTCAGACTCCGGTTAGTGATGAAAAGCACGTGAAATCTCAATCGGGGCCACCTGAGAGTCCGATTGGAGTGATTGATGCTGCGGCCTGCAAGAGCTGTGACACTCAGAAGTCCAAATCTGAGAATCCTGAGACCATCCCGGTTAAGCCATCATCAAGCAAACGCAGAAGATTAGTATTTGATAGTTGATACAGTTATATTGAGATTCATAGCATATATATTCAGATATAAAAATCATATAAGATAAGATACATTCAATAATCTCTCTCAGCTTGGCACGTCATATTTCGACCGTTATAAAGTGAGGGAAAGACTGGCCCGCGTGTTGCGCCGGGCTCAGACTTTATCTGGGTATAACTGGAAGAATTTTCTCATGTGTCCACTCGTGCCATGGGTTTGAGATTCACTACCCACTGAGAAGATCCGAGTTCCTCCGTTTAAGCTCAAGTTCCTTTTAACAAACAACTTGAATAagttttttagtttgttttctttaATCGAGATACGaaattttgatattcttttaaGATTTTATCATAGATTACAATAACTTAATTTGTTTCTTGTattcattttattttaattattttaaattataaaattgaGAAATGTAAAATCATGCATGCTTCAGTGATAATGTATTGAATATAATACTAGTTTTAAGGCAGTGATTAACCAAATAAAGAGATTTGATGAGCCAAGTAGATTACCAAATTGTTGAACCCGCTGAGAAACCTTAAGAAAAATTTCATCTTTATCTTTGTTCATTCATCTTTATCTTTCTTCTACAAAAATAGCTCAAAAGGCAAAAAGAACTTGCAGaataaaaatatgatatttgAGGAAACCCATGATGCATGTAGAGTAAGAATAAAGCTTTATGGAATAAGAGTGAAAAGGAGACCAAAATAAAACCCTataaatgaaattttgatattGGTTTGAGATTTCCCACTTCAACACGAAGCTTGGTTTAGATTGGGAGTGGAGAAAAAGATATATAGAAAGCGTTTACAACTTCTCTCGTAAAAATCGTATTTGTGGCAGAAATTTAGCTCGGACGTATTGAGTaatgaagagagagagagagaaaaattcTATAAATCACCAAAACATCAACTGAGaaacaatgaaaacaaaagaagaattttttttttttgataatattgGTTCTTTCAAAGAAATAAGTAAAAAAGgaatcaaaacaaaagaagaaaaaaactttgaTAATATTGGTTCTTTCAGCGAAAGAAATAAGTAAAAATGGAATCATAGGTATGCGGTGGGCACATCAAAGAGATTAGGGTTTATATAATTTAGTCGCATGTTAGATGCTAAAACTAAAACTATATATCGATTGTTGATTAAAAtagtaattgttagagcatttctcagtggaaatcgcaagttttgctatctcaagcttgttgtcaatgttagatgcacaaaataATACCTTAATTTCTTATTGTCAAGTAGAGTATGgtaattgagtatcagacatcactaaaTAACCCGAgaggattgaagactgaagatcaaacgaagaaatttggagaacttcatcgacaaggaggtatgtgaagactcaaCCATCGTATCTACTCACGACATTACCATTTTATCTATACGAGGCTATGTCGTATGAattctagtagatttaatattgcaaagaagaagtttcgagtcaagattGTCTTGTtgaacatctcgaaatatgaatgTTCGTAGATCCTTAGCAAACTTagctaagaacaatttattgtttcaagttgatcatttggaaatttaccAAGCAATTGGGAATGTATCAAACTACGAAAAAGAGTTTTTCATAACTACTAAAATCAGGACACaaggtaggtacgcatacccaattcGCGTATCTTAGACATCTGAGTTCCAGAACATAGGTAGGTACgaatacccagtacgcgtaccctgaGGTTCTGAAGTTGTAAAAGGGGGCGGTACACATACCCAATACGCGTACCCCAAGGGCCTGAATTCATGAATTGCTAAGGGTGcacatacccagtacgcgtaccctagcTCCCTGAATTCACGAACTGGCTTATAGATACGTGTACCCCTACACATGCATACCTACCCAGTACAAATTAAGCAGATGCTCATAAACAATttttacaaatatgtttggcattgcACAACTCTCATGAACACTTCTGAGACATCTTTGATCAATAAATCACTCTGTGTTTGTGAATCATGATATacgtttttgaatgttgaatggAAACAATTATGCTTATACGTTCAGATGGCATACTTtccatgaactatcattatacatgGTTCTAGAATCttggaccatagtgtatattgtTTTATGTAATTTCAAGACGAACTTCTCACATACTTACATGAACTCCTtataagagtttcatctaaaccgagaaagtgtttgcttgaatctcaatttatcttagcttgaattcaaagcaaACATTggttttgaaagtctataaataaagagactcaAACAGCTGAGAATTTCAATTCCTGACACTTATGTGTCTTAGTTTATACTAGAGTCGACCTCTATTAACCTAAGTTTCTTTtgaaaaacataattaggtttgtgaattaaagacttcactttgggatttgtgaatccaggttcgactatctttaccttcatagttcgtgtatcctgatatttttcttattgattgTCGAGGTTTTCGTCAATCTCTAATCAAGAAcgagatagaaatcacaaagttttgtttgtctcagactttgtgattcctcgagataGTTATATAAAACTCTTCTTTGTTGATcggtttaagattgttcttgagaggtggttaataatccaggcttctcacctaactgagtgtaagtgttccagattCGTGAGTTttactagctttgtctattgcaaacagatttccgaGCCTTGATCTAAACGAtctaaagagaaatcaaataTGTGTATTTGTTAGAAgcggattggtatcaaaagtcttcacataGGTTGAAGAAATCTAAGGTTGTAAGGGAATGGATTGCCAAAATccttacgaggttcaagagacgtaaggagcacgactacaGCTGCATTGCATGGgaggttaattcggtctcaactacatttcagtccgaagtctaATAGTAAGCTAGTGTTTATAACtacttaatatagtttggtgtttaaATCTAGACAAGATCACAGGGGTTTTCTGcaagtgcagttttcctcgttaatataACTTCTGgtgttgtgtttttccttttccacattatattgttttatctttatataatataggaataacacaagtagtacgtaatctAGGAAGTTTCAGTCCTTATTAtgagactcgttcttgtagaattcgtattttgaaagatagataacaaattTCATACTTGACAGAATTCagatcctcttgatttggatacgactagattgaactTGGATATTATTttatgagatcgtccaagaactcttctacacaatcaggctcacggattttgttttctagacatattgattgtggaagagataagAGAAAAACTATATATACACATTGTTCGAGGAACTTTAATtagatctacttgcaattgtaataggttttgtccatacatgttgccgaacaaaaaaattgttggtgtacttggtactctcTCATTTTCAGTAAACATCATTGATGAGAAAGTCACTCTCACCCGGTACGTTTACTAATTGGATGCAAAATAAATATAAGATAAAATAACATAACATAAAAATTCATATAGTAGATTTTTATCATTTAAACCGAATTCAACCAATTAAATATGACAAGTGACGTTGCCAGACTTGGTCTTGTAGAATAAGCTATTTCGGCCAATGGGATATAAAGAATTCATTACCATTCAACGTGGGAGCCATACTTTCTTATAACAAATCAACTCGATCAAATTAACAAATATACCTTTTTGATAAATCAACTCATGATCCTCAGTGTTCCTCAAATTATTCTCATCACAGAACCTTCATGGATTTCTTAGAGAATACGTGCATAGTTTCTCGTGTTTTCCCTTCATCCAATTTTTCATGCTGGTTTTAATGagctgggggggggggggtcgtatctaacacaatcaggttgtTTTGTCAGGATGAGCTTTAATTATCTCATTATATGAGGTTTAACACGACTGATTGGACGCCATTCACTATATGTCTATTTTGGTTTTTCCTTTTCCCAACCCAGTTTTTCTTCCTTGAATTTTGATGGAAAGGATTCCTATTTTGATAAAAAGTAGAATTGATAAACTTTCACGGTCGGTATATTTTCTCTGCTTGTGACCATTTTTTAATATGTTAACAAGATACTGTTTAATCAAGTTTTCCATGTTCTTATTTGTATATGATATTCCCAAAGGATTCTTGATCTCACTTTATTAGAGGTTTTTCATATCCATGCCTAAGCGAATTTTCATTGTTCAACCGAGATGAATTCTTACCAATTCATTTGAAAGTTCCAGATAATTATTTTTCTGGTATTGATTGTCATACCCTTGAATAAGGTGGTGTTGATTGTCATATCCGAAGAAACTTTGGTGAACATCCACAACTTGTATACTGGTACTTCCCACATTTGATATTATATGCCTCTTTTTAGTAATAAATTTAAACCTTGAGCATCTTATCTTCCTTCATACTCTTGCATCGTTTTTGTAAATGACCTCATTTCTTACAATAGTAATAATGTTTATGAGATGATCCAGAAGATGTCAAGTATGTTAATTGCATGTTTACATTAGGTTGTAACAAATTTCTGTAATTAACACTTTTGTCTTTCTTCTCGTCACCTGCCATAATGACTTTTTGAGAATCAACATGATCATCACCTGCCTTAGGCGTGTAAATTTAAATCATCATTAAGTACTTTAGAGCttattttcaaatttacaatCCTTttataattctttaatcttgttaCTTAGATTAACTAAAATCCCATTCAGATAACTTTGTACCTCATTTCATCCCAACAAATGTTGTCATTTAGTAGATACCTTTATTGTTTTTGACtcgggaaaaaaaaatcaactttttgtTCTGGGAGTATTTGAAACTTATAAAAACATTCAGTTCCTTGTTTAGAAACTCACTCTCAGGGGAGTTGTGAGTCTTTGACACTTATGAAATTTCAAAGAGTATTAACTACTATTTCCAGTCTTTGATTTTCAGAAGTAAGAAGATTAATAGGATGTAAATTTTGCAAATTCTTTTGAAGCATCTTGTTCAACTTAGGAATCATATAGGTCAGACATGTAGTATGAGTTTTCAATCATCTTAACTTAATTTTCTACGTTATCAACAAGTAGTTCTTGTACTTTTGTAGTATATATATTCGTCACATTCTCAGCTATAAAATTTGAAATATTTAGATGATGTGACTACCACAAATGCAACCTTCGGATATAGAAGACAAAATACCTATGTGACGTTAGTGGAGTCCTTTCTTGATTTTTGAAAATCTTATTTTGACTTATGTCTTATAGTTTGGATCGTtgattatataaataaattgttAGGTCCTCCGACGATTTGAACcatctgatactaattgaaaagaccgggaaaaataaaacaaaagaaacaaattttCTCCATCCTGAGTGTGGTCGAGGGAGCAAAATCCAGAAGAAACTTATTTCTCCAATAGATAACCGACCTAGGGATGAGAAATCCAGAAGAAAGAAATACTCACGAAGAGGAGTATATCTGAGGGGAAGATTGAAGAGTGTAATGTTAGTTTTGTGAGGTAAAAAATACATTGTCGGTTTCTCAGAGCTGACATGCCATAAAGCAGTTAGAAGAAACTTAGGTTGAGATTTCCTCTGGTACGCAGGTCGACCATTGACTGTGTATATATTTTGAAACCTTGGTTGCCTGTTGACGAGTTTTGGAAACCTATTTAAACCGGGATTTGATGCACGAGAACTCTTATCATTTGGATACCTATTTTAAGAGTATTCCATTTTAGATATTAGGGGGAATTATTTCACAAGAAGAGAAAAACAAGAAGCTTTGGAGTTTGGAGAGTTTTCTACGGCCTagagtttgcttttattttatacGTGTTATTTTTCCAcgggttttaagaaatccatgatGGATTAATTCCTTTTTATTGGTTAGGTGTAGTTTGAAGTTTAAAACATGTTTATCAATATTCATGATCTCTTGATTGTCGTTTATGATCTATCAataatatcgccatgtatgattgagtaATACCCCGATTCAGAAGGTAGGGTTTTTTGATTCGAATATGGGTTGTCCTTTCATAACACCGATGCCTTTTTAGCAAAGTTGGCTCCCAAGTTGGCAAAATCTATACATTTAAGCGTGCTCAGgaaggagtaatccagggatgggtgataTCCTGGGAAGCTGATGCTTGGTGACCACATCAATGCCctttgaaaaccccacactgctgaTAGCTTGTCGCAAAACGTCAAAATTATATATACTTTCTCTCTATTTAAGATTTATTAGGAAGCAAGGGTAAGAAATGATCGTTCACAGACAAAATTTTAGGTTGTTATTTGAATTCAATATTTTATATGGAACAAGGGGGATATTTTTGATTCTATGAAATTAAACTGAACTAAAAGTCAACAAGGAAAAGCAAACAAGTAAATCAGAGATGTGAAAATATTAGTCAAGGATtttgttttcattcacaaaaatgTTCTTATCTTAATAACTATCATTTGTATTtaatctctttttatcaaaatccctagaataccttgatcataagaatatcccgcaaatttcctcaaatcatcaacaaacatattaaaagatgcgaatatgaattctaccaagaaaacaacctaacgtgtaaaagcactaagcAATTTTATTTCCCAATGGAGCATTAAGACTTATGAAATTAAGCTAATCAATGTAATTGAATGTGGAAAATGCATTAATCAATTTAACAAAGGTCATGATCCACGTATGATTACAAGGTAtgaccatatttatgctactgcTTGTCACTTTTGTGTATAATAAACTCTAAATTGGTTGTAGATATGAATGTGAGTTCAACCAATTTGCAGCTTGACAAAACAAATAACCAATCATACACGACGATACTTCCAGTGAATCATGAAGGAtaaaattgagacaaaactaatttacttAAGAAGATACATGTATTGTGAAATCAAACTACATCTTTaatcaataataaataaattaattactCATGATTTTGGAAATcttaacaaaaagaaaagaaaaactttcatATCAAACCCCTAGAAAATTAGTAGAAGAGATATTAGACTCATATATGTAAAAGTTTTTCCTTTTACTCCTGTTTGTACCCTAATGTTTCACACTAAGAATGGGCTTACTTTAACTTAATATGTTCCTCTTATTAGCCAAGTATGGctaactaggcctcacaaacacctTACATAGAAGCCCATGTGCATAGGTCCAAATCAAGCAAGTGAGGAGCCCCATCACAAATGCCACGTCAGTAGTAAAGTGCCACATCAACGTGCCATGTCAGCAAGAAGGTGACATGTCAACAGAAAATTACCGTCGGCACACCATGTCAGCATGACGTGATACCGTCAGAATATTCTGTTCCTGTTATAACGTCGTCAGCATATTCCGGCGCCCGCGTTAGCATGACGTCATCTATGTTGCATGCGTCAGCATGACGTCAGTACATGTGATCTTCTCCGGCGATGGTAGTAGGAGTAGGTAGCCGGCGTCCATGCCCGGCGGCTGGACCAAGCTCCGTCCGGCAGCGGCGATGAACTCTCTATACTTCGCGACGCACTTTATTATCATAGTCCTGGGATTTCTCCGCCCCACTACTTAATGCTACCAGATATTTACACCCCTCCGAGCCAAGCCAAGCCGGCTCAGCCGGCTGAGCCGTTAGCCGAGTCAAGCCGATGGCTCGCTGGATGTTTAATCCCCATGCTATTAGTCTTGCGGATTTATACACCCCACTGTGGGCTCAAGTAAACTACCAGGGATTAGCATTTTACACTTATTTGTTTGGGCCAACCCTTTGCACCTTTTTGCTTGGCTAATTCCATAACCCTAGAGGAAGTTTCTGGAAGGGTCTAGAGGGTTTGTTGACCAATTCATAAATGGAATATTCTGAAATATTCCAGGAGGCATGCATTGAAAGTATATGCAATTTAtgtcaggaggcatgcagggcagaTTAATACAatttatgccaggaggcatgcagggaaaatTAATGTAGTTCATGCTTACCTCGAAATAAGGGTAAGACCCTGATTTGCAACTTATAAATTGATG
This DNA window, taken from Papaver somniferum cultivar HN1 chromosome 3, ASM357369v1, whole genome shotgun sequence, encodes the following:
- the LOC113356698 gene encoding cyclin-D1-1-like isoform X2 yields the protein MGLSPEHSASNLYCCEDVGDLGIWDNDTWISDLNLPLDFSEEINDDDDVEDDNNSLIDWLIDSEIHHIPLPDYLQRIRDHSIDPISRQNAINWILKVHEHYHFIPVTAYLTVNYLDRFLSSYPLPDGNGWPLQLLSVACLSLAAKMEELKVPHLIDLQNSEPKYVFNSSMILRMELLVMSNLKWRLRSVTPFDYLDYFVSKHPSSLGSPRNVFFTRTFSRASDLIFGTIRVTDFLSYSPSIIAAAAVILASGGGIDLSVADDQKSVTYYDKVNKW
- the LOC113356698 gene encoding cyclin-D2-1-like isoform X3; this translates as MGLSPEHSASNLYCCEDVGDLGIWDNDTWISDLNLPLDFSEEINDDDDVEDDNNSLIDWLIDSEIHHIPLPDYLQRIRDHSIDPISRQNAINWILKVHEHYHFIPVTAYLTVNYLDRFLSSYPLPDGNGWPLQLLSVACLSLAAKMEELKVPHLIDLQNSEPKYVFNSSMILRMELLVMSNLKWRLRSVTPFDYLDYFVSKHPSSLGSPRNVFFTRTFSRASDLIFGTIRGKCGCLLTYEIVNCDANSR
- the LOC113356698 gene encoding cyclin-D1-1-like isoform X1; this translates as MGLSPEHSASNLYCCEDVGDLGIWDNDTWISDLNLPLDFSEEINDDDDVEDDNNSLIDWLIDSEIHHIPLPDYLQRIRDHSIDPISRQNAINWILKVHEHYHFIPVTAYLTVNYLDRFLSSYPLPDGNGWPLQLLSVACLSLAAKMEELKVPHLIDLQNSEPKYVFNSSMILRMELLVMSNLKWRLRSVTPFDYLDYFVSKHPSSLGSPRNVFFTRTFSRASDLIFGTIRVTDFLSYSPSIIAAAAVILASGGGIDLSVADDQKSVTYYDKVNKVNVGACLLMRL